In Vibrio mangrovi, the DNA window TTTTATCAATGACCATGAGTTAGAAGTACTGATCCAGGCAAGTGTTGATGCCGGAGCCGAGCGAGTCGGATACGTGATGTTGCGCTTGCCCCATGAAGTTGCACCTTTATTTGAAGATTGGTTACAGTTACATTTTCCACAGCGGGCTGAACGGGTACTTAACCATATTCGAAGTATGCGAGGCGGGCAGTTATATAATGGACAATTTGGAAAGCGGATGACGGGGGAAGGGGTTTATGCTGATCTCATCCGGCAACGTTTTCATCTGGCAAGACGTAAAGCCAGATTAGATGTCCGCGATCTGAATATATTGGATTGCAGTCGTTTTCAATTACCTCCCCGGAGCGGGGAACAAATGATACTGTTCTGATTTCATGGATGAGGGAGTAAATACGGTGTCGTCAGAAACGATCAGAAAAATTATCCATATTGATATGGATTGTTTTTTTGCTGCTGTTGAGATGCGTGATTTTCCTGAATTTCGGGGTATTCCATTAGCTGTAGGGGGAAGTCAGAAACAGCGTGGGGTGATTAGTACATGTAACTACGAAGCCCGTAAATTTGGGGTTCGCTCAGCAATGCCGACAGCTCAGGCACTCAAACTATGTCCACACCTGAGAGTTGTACCGGGAAGAATGGAAGTTTACCGGGCAACCTCAGTACGGATTCGGGAGATTATGTCCCGCTATACTGAAATGATTGAGCCACTGTCATTGGATGAAGCTTATCTGGATGTGACGAATTCTTCATCCTGCCATGGTTCTGCAACCTTGATGGCTCAATCGATTCGTGCGGATATCTGGAATGAATTACAACTGACTGCCTCTGCCGGAGTTGCTCCGGTTAAATTTCTGGCTAAAGTGGCCTCCGATATGAATAAACCTAATGGACAGTATGTTGTGACCCCTGAGCAGATGCAGGAGGTGATCGATAACTTGCCTCTGGAAAGAATTCCGGGTGTAGGTAAAGTTGCATTAGAGCGACTGCATCAGGCTGGTTTGTTTTTGGGGCAGGATGTCAGGCTGGCAAACTATCGGCAGTTGCTGCATGATTTTGGTCGTTTGGGCGCTTCTCTGTGGAAAAAGTGTCATGGTATTGATGAACGTGAAGTGGTTTCTAAACGGGAAAGGAAATCTGTAGGTGTGGAAAGAACACTGAGCCAGAATATCAGAACTTTTGAGGAATGCTGGACGCTGATTGAAAGGCATCTTTACCCTGAGTTGCAGCAGAGGCTGGATAAACTGGAAGAAAGCAGAGAAATTATCAAGCAGGGTGTGAAAATGAAATTCGCAGACTTTCAGTTGACGACTATTGAACATATTCAGGATCAGCTTGATTTAGACGATTTTAAAATTCTGTTACAAAAGATCTTACAACGGCAGGGAAACAGAGAGATCAGGCTGTTAGGGCTTCACGTCATGTTAAAGCCCAGAGAAGCTTATCAGCAACTGAGTTTCTTCTGATAAGAATTAAGGTGTTGGCATCATTTGTTGCCTTCTTCCTGCATGATCACATTTATGTTGCAATGTATAATTAGGTTATTATTGAAAAATGATATACCTGAGATTTCACAATAATGTCACTTAGTGTTAAGCAAAAGTATCTGACCATAACATGTCTGTTCGCCGGACTACTGTTCTCTTCCGGTGGCTACGCCGGACAATGCCATTTTAATATTCAGAATGAGGTTCATCTGACCAGGACGAAGCATATTCAGCAACAGGAATTATGTGATTCATTCGATCAATTGATAAAAGCAGAGCAGGACTTACAGGAAAAAATTCCTGAATTAAGAAACTATCAGGTGTTTACCATATAAACTTATCATTAGCAGAGCTGTACAACCAAGGGGCGGCAGCCCGGCAATTATTCAGCTATATACTGGAATTATCCAATGAGATTAAAGAATCTGGGGTTGCGTTGGCTGGTATCTAGCATGTCCTTATGTGTGGTTATTCTTTTTCTTATTTTTTATTTTGCATTTAAGTATGCCTGGACACATGAGAAGCAAGCCAGAGAAGCCCGTTATCTACAGCGTATGGAGACTGAGCGTGTCGAAACTCTTCTGGAAATGAAGGGAGCAGAAATGACTTCGGCACTGGCAGATTATGCAGCCTGGAATGATATGGCAGCATTCATTCGCTCTCCGGATGATACATTTAAAACTGACAGCATGAATTTGCATGCCTTAATCTCGGTTGGTCTCAACGGTTTTTTTATGTATGACCCTGATTTTAAACTGGTTTGGGGGCTTCGGTATGACTACCGGACACAGAGTACTATCGGCTTTGATGATTTAGATTTCCATCTCCGGAAGATTTTGCAGGAAACTTCTGAAATGCAGGAGGAAACAGTTCAGCCGATACTTCGTTTTCTGGTGATTAACGGCAGCCCCTATCTGGTTGCATCTTCCCGGGTCTGCAACAGTCAAGGGTATCAGTGTCATTCTGGTTATATGATCTTTTTGCAAGAGATACGTCAGTCATTTATTCAGGAAATAGAAAAAGCAACCGGGTTGATCTTATCCGTGCTGGTTGAGTCTTCTTTGGAACCTCTGACATATCCCACATTAGAAGATAACATTTCTTATATTGAGAAACATGGTTATCGCGATGATATGTATGTGCTGATCCGTATTCATCATGATGTACAGTTGCCCAGTTTTCTTGACTGGGAAGAAGTCTCTGCCTTAGTCGGTTTTTCAGTACTGATGTTCATGATTAATTTATATGTGGTGAACTATCTGGTAAGCCCGATTCGATCAGCAAATCAGGTTCTGGAAAAATTTAAGATCTCTGGTGGAAAAATGCCGAAGGCCAATACTTTCCTTTCCAAGGAGATGAGAGCGTTTTCCCAGACAATCAATAGCATTGTTGACCAACTGGAGAAAAGTCGTCAGGAGTTACAGTGGCAGTCAGAACATGATCCATTAACCCGTATCGCCAATCGACGACGTTTAGAGAAAGATATTCTTCGTTTCATCGAGGAGTGTCATTATCCGCACATGTTACTTTTTTTGGCCGATATCGATCATTTCAAGCAATACAACGATCATTACGGGCATATGGAAGGGGACTTTGTTTTGCAAAAAATATCCCGGGCTTTTTCTCAATTCCCTTTTGATGAAGAAATGAGTGTTGCAAGATTTGGTGGGGAAGAGTTTTGTATTGTACTGGCAAGTGATCATGAGTTGGATGGAAGTCGGTATGCAGAGCAGTTGGTTCGGTTAATTGAATCATTGAATATTCCTCATGCCTGCTCCCCAACGCAGCCAATCCTGACGATCAGTGTTGGCGGAATAGTGATTGAACATCCTGATGCTGAAGACTATCTACAGTTCTTCCATGAGGCAGATAGTGTACTTTATCAGGCGAAAGCTCTAGGTCGTGCCCGCTTCGTCGTTCAGCCGTTTACAAAAAATAGTGATTAATGATGTGTTCATATTTATTTACAGTTGAATATGTACTAATTTGAGTTCTGACTAGGTGATATCACGCAATTTGATTGTGAAACGTTGCATTTTTGATTATTGTACTCATCAACTAGTTCATTGGTATTCGTGTGAGTTGTATGACACAATCTTCGTCGCGTGATTTTTTCGCTTCTCGTCTTGGATTTATCCTTTCTGCCTCAGGGGCAGCTGTTGGTTTAGGAAATATCTGGGGATTTCCTACCCAGGCTGCTAGTAATGGCGGTGGTGCATTTCTGTTGGTTTACCTGATTTTGATCGCATTTGTGGCATTTCCTATGCTGGTCGTTGAAATGGCGATCGGACGGCATGGTCAGGCTAATCCGGTAGACAGTATGCGTTCACTTTCATCTCAGCCGGGAACTCAGAAAATCGCTTCCGGAGTCGGATGGCTGGGTTTGAGTGTTCCCTGTGCGGTACTGGCTTTTTACAGTATTGTCGGTGGCTGGATTATCTGTTTCTTTCTGGCTGCATTGAGCAATTTGTTGGGCTGGAGCGAAATATCACAGTGGCTGGAGGGTTTTTCGGTTGAACGCAATCTTCTTGGGACTGTTATTTTTTATGTTTTAACAATCTTAATTGTTCAGGGCGGAGTGAAACAAGGGATTGAAAAATGGTCAACCCGGCTGATGCCAGCGTTGTTTGTTCTGTTTGCTGTGTTATTTGTCTATATTCTGATGCAGGACGGTGCAGTTGAAGGGCTGAAACAGTATTTGATTCCTGATTTTTCTAAAATATGGAATAAAGACCTGATTCTTGCGGCTATGGGGCAAGGGTTCTTCTCATTGACGATCGGTGGATGTTCCATGCTGGTTTATGGTTCCTATCTGAGTAAGAAGGAAAACCTGCCGAAAATGGCTCTGAGTGTGACTCTGGTTGATACGGGGGTTGCATTTATTGCCGGTCTTGTCGTGATGCCAGCTATGTTTGTAGCGATGAAGCAGGGCGTTGAAATATATGCTGCAGATGGCAGTTTACTGAATTCGGATACGTTGGTTTTTCGGGTATTACCGATGATGTTTGAGAGTCTTGGAGTGCTTGGGCAGATATTTGCGGCGGTTTTCTTCCTGTTATTGACGATTGCTGCATTGACCTCGTCTATTTCAATGCTTGAATGTCCTGTGACACTGGTCAGCGAACGCTGGAATACTGGCAGAAATTCGACGACCTGGGGATTAGGAGCTGTGATTGCCGTATTCAGCGTCATTGTTCTTTATCATTTCTCTGAACTGTTTGGTCTGGTTGTCATGCTGGCGACACAGTATCTTCAGCCTTTTGCTGCATTAATGTTCTGTATATTAGGCGGCTGGGTCTGGCGTCATCATTCGAAAGTTGCAGAGCTTCAGCTCGGCTTTCCCGAGCTTCCTCAGCACTGGTTCGGACGTATATGGCCGACATATGTTAAATACATATGCCCGATCTTTGTGGTTGCTGTGCTGTGGTTTTCTCTGTTTTCCTGATGGGTTTCGTTGATGAGAGCAGTGCTCTCATCTGAGTAAAGACGACTCTGTATAAAATCCCTCAAGAGCCAGATTATGGCTTTTGAGGGGAATCATTTAACCTCTTCCTCTAGTTTTAGTTTTTCTGGAATGTGCATTTTTCTCAACAAATTCAATGATCATTCCTGCAATGTCTTTCCCGGTTGCTTTTTCAATCCCTTCCAGGCCGGGAGATGAATTTACTTCCATCACCAACGGTCCTCTGGAGGAACGGAGTAAATCAACACCGGCAACATTCAAACCCATGACCTTTGCAGCATCAATGGCTGTTTTTCTCTCCAGTGGTGAAATCTTAACCAGAGCCGCGGTTCCACCCCGATGTAAATTAGAACGGAATTCCCCTTCAGCTCCCTGACGCTTCATCGATGCTATGACTTTATCACCGATAACAAAACAACGGATATCCGCACCACCGGCTTCCTGGATATATTCCTGAACCATGATATTGGCTTTGAGTCCCATGAAGGCTTCAATAACACTTTCTGCTGCTTTACGGTTTTCTGCCAGAACAACCCCAATCCCCTGAGTTCCTTCAAGAAGCTTAATAACTACCGGTGCTCCGCCAACCATTTTCAGCAAGTCTTTTATATCATCCGGTTTACTGGCAAAGCCGGTAATTGGCATGCCGATTCCTTTTCTGGACAGTAACTGCATGGAGCGGAGTTTGTCTCTGGAACGGCTGATAGCAACAGATTCGTTTACCGGATAAACCCCCATCATTTCAAATTGACGCAAGACGGCAGTGCCATAGAAAGTCACCGATGCTCCAATTCTTGGAATGATGGCATCAAATCCTGATAGTTCTTCTCCTTTAAAGTGAATCTCCGGCTTTTCGGAGTTAATGTTCATGTAACAACGCAAGGCATCGATCACTTTGTACTCATGTCCCCGGATCTGGCATGCTTCAATGAGCCGCTGAGTTGAATAGAGAGAACTGTTTCTGGAAAGAATCCCTATTTTCATATGTTGTCACCGCCGGCAGAAAGTAAAAATGAAGCATCAGGATCGACAATAATTCTGGGACGCATTGCTGTTCTGCCCAATAGCATTCGGAATGCCATATTTTCACGATTCGTCAACGTAATGTCGATTGACCACTGCTCTGTCCCTAACTGAAGATCTGTACGGATAACATAGCGTTTTTCTTCATAACCACCAGAGTTTCTGACTATGCGTCTGTCAATGACAGGTGCTTCGCAAATAATGACCTCAGAATCATCTTTCTGCCGGGGATGAAGCCAGAAGCGAACCCACTGTAAGCCATCTTTAGTGAAGGCTTTTATCTTAAATGCGTGCAGACAGGATGTTTTTGCACCAGTATCGATTTTGGCATTGATGGATTTAATACCCAAAGCCGGAAGACTGAGAGTTTCTCTCCAGCCAACAATTATTTTTTCTTTCATCTTTGTGTTCTTCGATTAATGAAGGTGAATCGATAGGGGAGGCTCTGGGCAGTCGGCTTCTGCAATAGGATTTCCCCTCGGAAATCATAGTCCGAAGATATCGTGACATACAGAAGATTGCTCAAGTTTTAACCAGAATTGGCTTTGCCTGGAGGAACACTACCAGTAGTTTCGGGATTGAGCGAACAAAAAAATTGTCCGTCACGATAAATAATAATGATGATTATGGGGGGAATGGCTTATTAAGTACATGATCTGAATTTTCAGAGGGGCAAGGAGATGTGATTCGATGCAGTATTCTGAGTTTTAAGACAGTAGCGGAAGTGTTGTACTTCCGCTACTAGAGCTAGAGGTTAGTTTTTCTCAGGAATATGTTTCAGCATAACGATCATCTGTTCCCAGAACTGTTGCACTGTACTGATTTGTACTTTTTCGTCCGGAGAATGAGGGAATTTGATTGTCGGTCCGAACGATACCATATCCATATCCGGATAGGGTTGCTTGAATAATCCGCATTCGAGTCCGGCGTGAATGACCATAATGTTTGGTTTATATCCGTAGATCTTTTCATACTGCTCTCTGAATATCGCCATAATGACCGAATTAGTGTCTGGCTTCCAGCCCGGATAAGCATCATAGAAATCGACTTTGGCATTTGCCAGTTCTGCGATAGAGGTCAGGCTGCTTTCAACCTGCTGACGGCCAGAATCAATCAGAGAACGAATCAGGCTCAGGATCGAGACTCTCGAGTCTTCTGTTTCTACAACGCCCAAATTCAGTGATGTTTCAACAACCCCGGGGAAATCATCACTCATGCGGATCACGCCATTGGGACAAGCATTGAGAGTTGCGATAAAACGCTGCTGTGTCGATTGATCAAAGATTTGATGTTTTTCATGATCCAGCGTGATGTCATGGAGTTCAGTTACAATGTTGCCCTCGGTTTGCTCGAGTTCCCGGCAAATCGTATCCGTGAAGTGTTGAAAGGCTTCAGAAAGTTGAGAGGTATTCTCTTTCGGAAGAGATAAAGTGACCGAACCTTCCCGGGGGATTGCGTTTCGGAGTGTTCCTCCCTGAAAATCAATCAGATGAAGTGCGAGTGATTCAGCATTTTGTGCCAGGAACCGGGCTAGCAGCTTGTTTGCATTTCCTCTGCCCAGATGGATGTCACAGCCTGAATGCCCGCCTTTCAGGCCTTTCAGTTGTAGTTTCCGGACAACATGGTTTTCCGGTACTTCACTCCGTTGGATGTCAAAAGCCAGCAGACCGTTGATTCCCCCTGCGCATCCGACATAGACTTCTCCTTCCTGCTCAGAATCCGTATTGAGCAGGATTTCTCCCTCAAGGTAACCGGCTTCCAGGCCAAATGCTCCGGTCATTCCGGCTTCTTCATTAATGGTCAGCAGAACTTCTAATGGACCATGCTGGATATTGTCAGACGCCAGAACAGCAAGACAGGTTGCCATGCCGATGCCATTGTCTGCACCAAGGGTTGTTCCCTGAGCTGTGACCCACTCTCCGTCAATGTAAGGACGAATTGGATCATTCGCAAAGTCGTGCTCCGTCTCTTCATTTTTCTGTGGGACCATATCAAGATGAGCCTGTAGTACAACGCCCTTTCTGCTCTCCATTCCCGGCGTTGCCGGTTTTTTGATGAAGATATTTCCAGTTGGATCCCGCCGGACATCAAGTTGTTGAGACTGAGCCCAATCGATAATGTACCGGGCTAGCGCCTCTTCATGATATGAAGGGTGTGGGATAGAACATATTTTATCGAAAAAGCTCCAAACGAGATGTGGTGAAAGATTGCTAATTTCAGATTGGAATTCAGACACTGAAGACTCCTGTTCCCCGAAGTGATAAATAAGTTAAGCTTGATTGATGCGCAAGACGATGTGCACCAGTAGATAGAAGAAGAATATCACCCTCGTCATCATGGGGGTAGCATGTCCGTAGGTATTTTCACAAATAACATATTAAACAAGTTGAAATTAAATGTAGACATTTATGGAATAAAGTTTCAATTGATAAAGTTATTTTTGTAATTTAATTACCTAAAACTCAATTAAAAATGCTTTGTAATGGATTTTATTTGATTTTTGTCACATGTATATTGTAATAAATTTTCTTTATGGTATATTTTGAGCCGTTTGCAACGCTTCTGATTTGATCGATTTATGGAGCTGCCCGAATTTGGTATTTCCCCTGAGTGGATTGATGGGGGACATGAGGGAAGTTCTGTCAGGCCATGCTGATCTAATGGCCTTGTTGTTGAGTTAGATCGAAATAGGAACTTGCAGCTCGGACATTTTTTGTTCACCCCTAATTTATTATTGGAAGATTTTGACCCCTTTCCATCGCCACTTCATATGAAGTGGCGTTTTTTTATTTTTCGGTCTGTTATCCTTTTTGATGAGAAAGGATAGAAGGTGGTCTCCGGTTGCTCCTGCGGTGTAAGACCGAATATTTACAGGGTTTCATAAAGTTGACTATCAGGTCAGTTTTTATGTGAATTGAGCTAGAATTTGCCGGGTTTAGTCTCTATAATCGCCCCCCAATCGTTTACGCAACCGTTTACTTGAAATCTATACAGGATCCATCATGCTCGAGAAGCTATTTAAACTGAGTGAACATGGTACAACCATGCGAACAGAAGTCATTGCGGGAATTACGACTTTTCTGACCATGGCTTATATTATCTTTGTCAATCCGGCGATTTTA includes these proteins:
- a CDS encoding aminoacyl-histidine dipeptidase, giving the protein MSEFQSEISNLSPHLVWSFFDKICSIPHPSYHEEALARYIIDWAQSQQLDVRRDPTGNIFIKKPATPGMESRKGVVLQAHLDMVPQKNEETEHDFANDPIRPYIDGEWVTAQGTTLGADNGIGMATCLAVLASDNIQHGPLEVLLTINEEAGMTGAFGLEAGYLEGEILLNTDSEQEGEVYVGCAGGINGLLAFDIQRSEVPENHVVRKLQLKGLKGGHSGCDIHLGRGNANKLLARFLAQNAESLALHLIDFQGGTLRNAIPREGSVTLSLPKENTSQLSEAFQHFTDTICRELEQTEGNIVTELHDITLDHEKHQIFDQSTQQRFIATLNACPNGVIRMSDDFPGVVETSLNLGVVETEDSRVSILSLIRSLIDSGRQQVESSLTSIAELANAKVDFYDAYPGWKPDTNSVIMAIFREQYEKIYGYKPNIMVIHAGLECGLFKQPYPDMDMVSFGPTIKFPHSPDEKVQISTVQQFWEQMIVMLKHIPEKN
- the rimK gene encoding 30S ribosomal protein S6--L-glutamate ligase, which gives rise to MKIGILSRNSSLYSTQRLIEACQIRGHEYKVIDALRCYMNINSEKPEIHFKGEELSGFDAIIPRIGASVTFYGTAVLRQFEMMGVYPVNESVAISRSRDKLRSMQLLSRKGIGMPITGFASKPDDIKDLLKMVGGAPVVIKLLEGTQGIGVVLAENRKAAESVIEAFMGLKANIMVQEYIQEAGGADIRCFVIGDKVIASMKRQGAEGEFRSNLHRGGTAALVKISPLERKTAIDAAKVMGLNVAGVDLLRSSRGPLVMEVNSSPGLEGIEKATGKDIAGMIIEFVEKNAHSRKTKTRGRG
- a CDS encoding DUF2884 family protein; the protein is MSLSVKQKYLTITCLFAGLLFSSGGYAGQCHFNIQNEVHLTRTKHIQQQELCDSFDQLIKAEQDLQEKIPELRNYQVFTI
- a CDS encoding sodium-dependent transporter; the encoded protein is MTQSSSRDFFASRLGFILSASGAAVGLGNIWGFPTQAASNGGGAFLLVYLILIAFVAFPMLVVEMAIGRHGQANPVDSMRSLSSQPGTQKIASGVGWLGLSVPCAVLAFYSIVGGWIICFFLAALSNLLGWSEISQWLEGFSVERNLLGTVIFYVLTILIVQGGVKQGIEKWSTRLMPALFVLFAVLFVYILMQDGAVEGLKQYLIPDFSKIWNKDLILAAMGQGFFSLTIGGCSMLVYGSYLSKKENLPKMALSVTLVDTGVAFIAGLVVMPAMFVAMKQGVEIYAADGSLLNSDTLVFRVLPMMFESLGVLGQIFAAVFFLLLTIAALTSSISMLECPVTLVSERWNTGRNSTTWGLGAVIAVFSVIVLYHFSELFGLVVMLATQYLQPFAALMFCILGGWVWRHHSKVAELQLGFPELPQHWFGRIWPTYVKYICPIFVVAVLWFSLFS
- a CDS encoding diguanylate cyclase domain-containing protein, whose translation is MRLKNLGLRWLVSSMSLCVVILFLIFYFAFKYAWTHEKQAREARYLQRMETERVETLLEMKGAEMTSALADYAAWNDMAAFIRSPDDTFKTDSMNLHALISVGLNGFFMYDPDFKLVWGLRYDYRTQSTIGFDDLDFHLRKILQETSEMQEETVQPILRFLVINGSPYLVASSRVCNSQGYQCHSGYMIFLQEIRQSFIQEIEKATGLILSVLVESSLEPLTYPTLEDNISYIEKHGYRDDMYVLIRIHHDVQLPSFLDWEEVSALVGFSVLMFMINLYVVNYLVSPIRSANQVLEKFKISGGKMPKANTFLSKEMRAFSQTINSIVDQLEKSRQELQWQSEHDPLTRIANRRRLEKDILRFIEECHYPHMLLFLADIDHFKQYNDHYGHMEGDFVLQKISRAFSQFPFDEEMSVARFGGEEFCIVLASDHELDGSRYAEQLVRLIESLNIPHACSPTQPILTISVGGIVIEHPDAEDYLQFFHEADSVLYQAKALGRARFVVQPFTKNSD
- a CDS encoding ATP-dependent zinc protease family protein; this encodes MKEKIIVGWRETLSLPALGIKSINAKIDTGAKTSCLHAFKIKAFTKDGLQWVRFWLHPRQKDDSEVIICEAPVIDRRIVRNSGGYEEKRYVIRTDLQLGTEQWSIDITLTNRENMAFRMLLGRTAMRPRIIVDPDASFLLSAGGDNI
- the dinB gene encoding DNA polymerase IV, translated to MDEGVNTVSSETIRKIIHIDMDCFFAAVEMRDFPEFRGIPLAVGGSQKQRGVISTCNYEARKFGVRSAMPTAQALKLCPHLRVVPGRMEVYRATSVRIREIMSRYTEMIEPLSLDEAYLDVTNSSSCHGSATLMAQSIRADIWNELQLTASAGVAPVKFLAKVASDMNKPNGQYVVTPEQMQEVIDNLPLERIPGVGKVALERLHQAGLFLGQDVRLANYRQLLHDFGRLGASLWKKCHGIDEREVVSKRERKSVGVERTLSQNIRTFEECWTLIERHLYPELQQRLDKLEESREIIKQGVKMKFADFQLTTIEHIQDQLDLDDFKILLQKILQRQGNREIRLLGLHVMLKPREAYQQLSFF